The Pyxidicoccus xibeiensis region ACCGAGCGCATCAGCTACGTCTCCGATATCGATCCTGTGACGAAGGCAAGGGCCCGGATCGTCCCGCCGAACAGCACGGTGACGACAGGAAGCATCTGGGAGAATCGCGGTTCCTATGTAGACATCGATGGCTTCGAGATTGACGGCACAGGCACCAAGATGCCGAATGGTCTGATCAATCAAGGCTCCTATGTCACGGTCAAGAACAACCACGTGCATCACGTCATCTACGGGCCTGGTCAGCTGTGCAACGGCTCGGGCGGGTCCGGCATCAACATCCATGACTACGATATTCCCGGGCTCATGACGGGCACGGTCGTCACCGGAAACACGGTCCATGACATCGGCTATACCTGTAGCAAGATCCAGAATATCTACATCAGTACGAGGGCCACGGTAACGAACAACCTCTCCTACAACAATCCCGGAGGAGGGGGCATCCACCTCTGGCATGACGCCCACCAGGTCACGATCGCCAACAACACGGTTACCAACACCTGGATGGGCATCATCGTGGGCGGCGGCGGCTACTACGAGACGAGCGGGCCCGCCGACTACGTGGTCGTATCCAACAACATCGTCTACGACAACGATTACGGCGTTTCCCTGCAGGGGCAGACCGGAAGCCACAACACGTATACGAACAATCTGGTGTATCAGAACAGTGTCTACAACTTCAGCCCCGGCCTGATCCACACCGGCACCGTCGCGGCTGCTCCCCAGTTCGTGAACCCGGCCGCGGGGAACTTCCGCCTGGCGCCTGGCTCGCCGGCGATCGACGCGGGCTCCCCGACCTATGCGCCTTCCATCGATCTGGATGGCAAGGCCCGCCCCGCAGGTGCGGGATATGATATCGGAGCATACGAATCCGGCTCATCTTCTTCGGGACAGACGCTCACGTTCTGGGAGAAGGACAGCGAGGCGGGCACCACCGCCGGCTATTGGTACAAACAAGCGCTCGTGGATGGCGTGGTCGTGTGGGAAAGCGATGTCACGGCGGACGGCACTGCCTGGCAGTCGCACTCGGTAGCGATCAACCCGGCTGGCTCGAGCTTTGACCTGCAGTTCAGGCTGGTCAGCAAGGCGGGCGTATCGAACTACCCGATCTCCTTCAATGTCGATGATGTTGCCATCAACGGCGTGGCCATCGTGAACGCGGGCTTCGAGTCGACGACGGGATGGACCTATGCCGAGACCAAGGCGGCATTTTCAGGCGTCTATGACACCGCCTTCCACGGGGGCGCGAAGTCGTACAAGCTGTCCTATCCGGGCTCCACGCCCTCCGTGGCGGGGGATGCGAGCACCCTCTCGCAGCGGGTGAGCTCGAACAAGACGCTCACGTTCTGGGAGAAGGACAGCGAGGCCGGCACCACTGCTGGATACTGGTTCAAGCAGGCGCTCGTCGATGGCGTGATTGTATGGGAAAGCGATGTCACGGCGGACGGTACTGCCTGGCAGTCGCACACGGTCACCATCGCGCCAGCCGGCCCGAGCTTCACTCTCCAGTTCAGGCTGATCAGCAAGGCGGGCGTCACGAACTACCCGATCTCCGTCAACATCGATGACGTTGCGGTAGGCGGCGTTGCCATGACGAACGCGAACTTCGAGACGGCGACCGGATGGAGCTATGCCGAGAACAAGGCGGGCTTTACCGGCGGCTACGATACCGCCGCATTCCATGGCGGTGCCGCGTCGTACAAGCTCTCCTATCCGGGAGCGACGACGTCAGCTGCGGGTGATGACGGCGCCATCTCGCAGACCCTGGCAAACTAGCCGGAGCACCATCGCCAGGGAGTAGGCGGCGCTCCACGCGCGAGCGCCGCCCTTCCGCAGTGTGCCCTGCGATGGGACCAGCCGATGAAGCCCGGTGGAGGGAGCACCCGCAAGTCGCAGGGGTGACGAAATGCCACGGTCCACCTGCCGGATTGCTTTGGGAATCGACGACCGTGTGAGTAGCCTGACCGTACGCGGAATGGACCGCTTGCGAGGCACTCCATGGAGTCCTACCCCCTCAATCCGGCCAGGCTGCCTCCAGGGACTGTCATCGGCCGGTGGCGCCTGCTGGAGCAGTGTGGCCGGGGTGCGTTCGGCGTCGTGTATCAGGCCGAGAGCGTGGACGGGACTCCGGGCGTCGTGGCGCTCAAGCTGGCCCTGGACCCCGGCGATGCACGCTTCGTCCGTGAGGCCGAGCTGCTCGGCCGCGTCCACCATCCCGCAGTTCCGCGCCTCTTGGACCACGGGCGGTGGCAGCCTCGCGACGGCGTGTCCCACGCCTGGCTCGTCATGGAGTGGGTCGAGGGCGTGTCCCTCTATGACTGGGCCCTGGCGCAGCGCCCGTCGTCACGGCAGGTGCTCCACCTGCTGGCCCGGCTGGCGAGGGCACTGGAGGCCACCCATGCCGCCGGAGGCGTCCACCGTGATGTGAAGGGCGACAACATCCGCGTGCGAGGTGCGGACGGCCAGCCCTTCCTCATGGACTTCGGCTCGGGGCACCACCTGGGCGCTTCCACGCTGACGTGGCATCCGTTTCCTCCCGGCACTCCCGCCTACCGCGCTCCCGAGGCCTGGCGCTTCGTGCTGGGCCCCGGCAAGCCTGCCACCGTCCCCTATGCCCCCAGCCCCGCCGATGACGTCTTCGCCCTGGGGGTCACGGCGTACCGGCTCGTCACCGGCGAGTACCCGCCCTCGCCGCATCCGCGTGGCGACGAGGCGTGGCTGTGGGACCCGGACAAGCTGGCGCTCTGGACCGCAAGCACGCGCAACGCCCGCTGCGTGCCGGAGCTGAGCGCGCTGGTGTCCCGGATGCTCTCGCCTCGGCCGGAGGAGCGGGGCCGTGCGCGGGAGGTGGCCGAAGCGCTGGAGCGGGCAGCACGGAAGGTGGGGCCCGAAGCG contains the following coding sequences:
- a CDS encoding right-handed parallel beta-helix repeat-containing protein; this translates as MRINSSARGGAWSGPVLTACLCLMMSFTPAADAAVNHLHVATTGSDTAGNGSSGSPYRTILKASQVATPGAIIHVAPGTYSGGFLTTASGNATERISYVSDIDPVTKARARIVPPNSTVTTGSIWENRGSYVDIDGFEIDGTGTKMPNGLINQGSYVTVKNNHVHHVIYGPGQLCNGSGGSGINIHDYDIPGLMTGTVVTGNTVHDIGYTCSKIQNIYISTRATVTNNLSYNNPGGGGIHLWHDAHQVTIANNTVTNTWMGIIVGGGGYYETSGPADYVVVSNNIVYDNDYGVSLQGQTGSHNTYTNNLVYQNSVYNFSPGLIHTGTVAAAPQFVNPAAGNFRLAPGSPAIDAGSPTYAPSIDLDGKARPAGAGYDIGAYESGSSSSGQTLTFWEKDSEAGTTAGYWYKQALVDGVVVWESDVTADGTAWQSHSVAINPAGSSFDLQFRLVSKAGVSNYPISFNVDDVAINGVAIVNAGFESTTGWTYAETKAAFSGVYDTAFHGGAKSYKLSYPGSTPSVAGDASTLSQRVSSNKTLTFWEKDSEAGTTAGYWFKQALVDGVIVWESDVTADGTAWQSHTVTIAPAGPSFTLQFRLISKAGVTNYPISVNIDDVAVGGVAMTNANFETATGWSYAENKAGFTGGYDTAAFHGGAASYKLSYPGATTSAAGDDGAISQTLAN
- a CDS encoding serine/threonine protein kinase → MESYPLNPARLPPGTVIGRWRLLEQCGRGAFGVVYQAESVDGTPGVVALKLALDPGDARFVREAELLGRVHHPAVPRLLDHGRWQPRDGVSHAWLVMEWVEGVSLYDWALAQRPSSRQVLHLLARLARALEATHAAGGVHRDVKGDNIRVRGADGQPFLMDFGSGHHLGASTLTWHPFPPGTPAYRAPEAWRFVLGPGKPATVPYAPSPADDVFALGVTAYRLVTGEYPPSPHPRGDEAWLWDPDKLALWTASTRNARCVPELSALVSRMLSPRPEERGRAREVAEALERAARKVGPEADVPLFTGEERRPAGLFPPVQRVSVRRPTRAVRWSEFVAAGLGASLALGVGVLWSTRPVEPSEQMHVAEGEEAKDGGTIAVGDAALTAPVEPERAPSMLAAIRAELPPKPLPRQRRPDSAGRCSGKGLVAINGGCWTKLSLDVKDCDFATDGFVYKGACYVPVWTPQRPSTSGPANRDDAP